The Aspergillus chevalieri M1 DNA, chromosome 5, nearly complete sequence genome includes a region encoding these proteins:
- the VPS1 gene encoding dynamin-like GTPase vpsA (COG:U;~EggNog:ENOG410PIAR;~InterPro:IPR019762,IPR022812,IPR027417,IPR003130, IPR001401,IPR000375,IPR030381,IPR020850;~PFAM:PF00350,PF01031,PF02212;~go_function: GO:0003924 - GTPase activity [Evidence IEA];~go_function: GO:0005525 - GTP binding [Evidence IEA]), whose protein sequence is MASPTGFSINVNDPSLISLVNKLQDVFSTVGVHNPIDLPQIAVVGSQSSGKSSVLENIVGRDFLPRGSGIVTRRPLVLQLINKPARNSVNGSTDEKVDNTTDEAANLNEYGEFLHIPGQKFYDFNKIREEIVRETESKVGKNAGISPIPINLRIYSPNVLTLTLVDLPGLTKVPVGDQPKDIERQIRDMVLKYISKPNAIILAVTSANQDLANSDGLQLAREVDPEGQRTIGVLTKVDLMDEGTDVVDILAGRVIPLRLGYVPVVNRGQRDIENKRPIASALENEKNFFENHKAYRNKASYCGTPYLARKLNLILMMHIKQTLPDIKARISSSLQKYSSELSQLGDSLLGNSANIILNIITEFSNEYRTVLEGRNQELSSAELSGGARISFVFHELYSNGIKAVDPFDTVKDMDIRMFLYNSSGPSPSLFVGTTAFELIVKQQIRRMEDPSLKCISLVYDELVRILGQLLNKQLFRRYPMLKEKFHAVVITFFKKCMEPTNKLVRDLVNMEACYINTGHPDFLNGHRAMAIVNERQAAGKPTQVDPKTGKPLPSRANSPSLETSPETTNNSGFFGSFWASKNKKKAAAMEPPPPTLKVSANMSDRESAEVEVIKLLITSYYNIVKRTMIDMVPKAIMYTLVQFTKDEMQRELLENMYRNQELDDLLKESDYTIRRRKECQQMVESLSRASEIVSQVQ, encoded by the exons ATGGCTAGCCCTACTGGCTTCTC GATCAACGTCAACGATCCCAGCTTGATCTCGCTGGTGAACAAACTCCAAGATGTCTTTTCGACAGTCGGG GTTCACAACCCCATCGATTTGCCTCAGATCGCCGTCGTCGGATCGCAGTCAAGCGGAAAGAGTTCGGTTTTAGAAAACATTGTTGGTCGGGACTT TCTTCCTCGTGGTTCGGGAATTGTTACGCGGAGACCCCTTGTACTGCAGCTCATCAACAAGCCCGCAAGGAATTCGGTGAACGGATCGACAGATGAGAAGGTGGACAATACAACGGACGAAGCGGCGAACCTAAACGAGTATGGAGAGTTTCTTCACATCCCCGGACAGAAGTTCTACGATTTCAACAAAATCCGTGAAGAGATTGTTCGCGAAACCGAATCGAAAGTTGGCAAGAATGCAGGTATCTCGCCTATCCCGATTAACCTCCGCATCTACTCGCCCAACGTCCTTACCCTTACACTTGTCGATCTGCCCGGTTTGACCAAGGTTCCCGTCGGTGACCAGCCCAAGGACATCGAGCGACAGATCAGGGATATGGTTTTGAAGTACATTAGCAAGCCCAACGCCATCATTCTTGCAGTGACCTCCGCCAACCAGGATCTGGCGAACTCGGACGGTTTGCAGCTGGCACGTGAGGTGGACCCGGAGGGTCAGCGTACGATTGGTGTGTTGACTAAGGTCGACCTCATGGACGAAGGAACCGAcgttgtggatattcttgcGGGCAGGGTTATCCCATTGCGTCTGGGTTATGTGCCGGTGGTCAACCGTGGCCAGCGTGATATTGAGAACAAGCGGCCAATTGCGTCTGCGCTGGAAAACGAGAAGAACTTCTTCGAGAACCACAAGGCGTACCGTAATAAGGCTTCTTATTGCGGAACACCGTACTTGGCCAGAAAACTGAACTTG ATTCTCATGATGCACATTAAACAGACCCTGCCGGACATCAAGGCCCGCATTTCCTCCTCCCTTCAGAAGTACAGCTCTGAGCTTTCGCAGCTTGGTGATTCGCTGCTGGGCAACAGTGCCAACATTATCCTCAACATCATCACCGAATTTAGCAACGAATACCGCACAGTCTTGGAAGGACGGAACCAGGAACTGTCTAGCGCTGAGCTGTCGGGCGGTGCTCGTATTAGCTTTGTCTTCCACGAGCTTTACTCGAACGGTATCAAGGCTGTGGATCCTTTCGACACTGTGAAGGACATGGACATTCGGATGTTCCTCTACAACTCGTCTGGCCCCTCGCCCTCGCTGTTCGTTGGTACCACCGCTTTCGAATTGATTGTCAAGCAACAGATCAGAAGAATGGAGGACCCCAGCTTGAAGTGTATTTCTCTGGTCTACGACGAGCTTGTTCGTATCCTGGGTCAACTTCTGAACAAGCAGCTGTTCCGCAGATACCCTATGTTGAAGGAGAAGTTCCACGCCGTCGTCATTACTTTCTTCAAGAAGTGCATGGAACCAACGAACAAGCTGGTGCGGGATCTAGTCAACATGGAGGCATGCTATATCAACACTGGTCACCCTGACTTCCTCAATGGCCACCGC GCCATGGCCATTGTCAATGAACGTCAAGCTGCCGGAAAGCCCACTCAGGTTGATCCGAAGACCGGCAAGCCTCTCCCGAGCCGTGCGAACAGTCCGTCGTTGGAAACCAGCCCCGAAACCACCAACAACTCTGGATTCTTTGGAAGCTTCTGGGCTTCtaagaacaaaaagaaggCGGCTGCCATGGagcctccgccgccgacCCTCAAGGTGTCGGCCAACATGTCGGATCGCGAAAGTGCTGAAGTGGAGGTTATCA AGCTCCTCATCACCTCGTATTACAACATCGTCAAACGGACTATGATTGACATGGTCCCCAAGGCCATTATGTACACTCTCGTCCA ATTTACTAAGGATGAGATGCAGCGCGAGCTTCTCGAGAACATGTACCGTAACCAAGAACTCGACGACTTGCTCAAGGAAAGCGACTACACAATCCGCCGACGGAAAGAGTGCCAGCAGATGGTGGAGAGTCTGTCTCGCGCCAGCGAGATTGTCAGCCAGGTGCAGTAA
- a CDS encoding carbon-nitrogen hydrolase family protein (COG:E;~EggNog:ENOG410PQMD;~InterPro:IPR036526,IPR003010;~PFAM:PF00795;~go_process: GO:0006807 - nitrogen compound metabolic process [Evidence IEA]) — MAPIRRVAVAQWYIKDLAIDENHAKACQYIREAAAQGAELVVLPEYHLNGFNPSDPLYIHQTTTYTPYLQTYQSLARELSISLIPGTIVENHSPTPAHNENEKPLLYNTAYFIAPTGEILGSYRKKNIWHPERKYLTSSGEEPHEVIETPVGKIGLLVCWDLAFPEAFRELIAQGAELIIIPTFWSRYDASPEALQYNRESEVLFLESTLTARTFENTCGIIFANVAGGPGDQYFGLSRVVLPVTGVVGDMGNKEGVMVVDMDMGLVRIAEENYKVRQDIKKEGWHYVYRHSAA; from the exons ATGGCTCCAATTCGTCGCGTAGCTGTCGCGCAGTGGTACATCAAG GAcctagccatcgacgagaaccacgcgAAAGCATGCCAATACATCCGTGAAGCCGCAGCGCAAGGCGCTGAACTTGTCGTTCTGCCAGA ATACCACCTAAACGGCTTCAACCCGTCTGACCCCCTCTACATCCACCAAACAACTACCTACACACCCTACTTGCAAACCTACCAATCCCTCGCCCGCGAACTCTCCATCTCCCTCATCCCCGGCACGATCGTCGAGAACCACTCGCCGACGCCTGCCCACAATGAAAACGAAAAGCCCCTCCTCTACAACACCGCCTACTTCATCGCTCCCACCGGCGAGATCCTAGGCTCCTACCGGAAGAAGAACATCTGGCACCCTGAGCGTAAGTATCTGACGTCGTCGGGAGAGGAGCCGCATGAGGTGATTGAGACGCCGGTGGGGAAAATCGGGTTGTTGGTTTGTTGGGATTTGGCGTTTCCGGAGGCGTTTCGGGAGTTGATTGCCCAGGGCGCTGAACTTATTATTATTCCTACTTTTT GGAGTCGGTATGATGCTTCCCCCGAGGCATTGCAGTATAACCGTGAGTCTGAAGTGTTGTTTCTTGAGTCAACACTTACGGCTCGCACGTTTGAGAACACGTGCGGGATTATCTTTGCGAATGTTGCTGGGGGGCCTGGGGATCAGTATTTTGGACTGTCGAGGGTTGTGTTGCCGGTTACGGGTGTTGTGGGGGATATGGGCAACAAAGAAGGGGTGATGGTtgtggatatggatatggggCTGGTGAGGATTGCAGAGGAGAATTACAAGGTTAGACAGGATATTAAGAAGGAGGGGTGGCATTATGTTTATCGGCATAGTGCTGCGTGA
- a CDS encoding glycosyltransferase family 2 protein (CAZy:GT2_Glyco_trans_2;~COG:S;~EggNog:ENOG410PJ2D;~InterPro:IPR001173,IPR029044;~PFAM:PF13632;~TransMembrane:4 (i12-30o59-85i442-463o475-498i)) encodes MLQWASRCLPGFSIIALVFLLVFTSNLIPFSPWNSIWPPAKGPPSTGDNSVLNVAQKIFMVYTVLVHTNMLWFAARLSWSLWYVTKQTKQVLSRRWKANENDYVDDPPPSPSRKLPDPSIFKFNNPAVYEVDDQEVIHAIILPNYGEDIHTLITTLNVLASHPRARSQYEIYLAMEQKETDAAEKAQKLISKFEKSFLHVRSTFHPAGLQGEIAGKSSNVAFAARQIVHVHRTELSTGSCNVIVTVMDADTHLWLDYFTEIRRLHYAHLTDDADRTLYSCPIIFDRNSHESPILVRCADLLWGFAGLSTMYPGTTISIPTSVYSLPLSLAEKVGGWDSDPTAIGEDMHMMLKCYFETAGNLLTRVVYVPASQCNVSGDTASDRKIPRYRRTLDTCHARYRQALRHMWGALDSGFAARRTLTYLRLHSRCLFLRPRHLALLHLLWEAHFLPVHLMILMVFSAVYELTSSSLHPTMALALSVTNILRTTSFIWMNLCLALHERWYNICLRTRKGDMLQANVNDTGFSMRVWWYLPFLLERICFPIAGTIFGAVPTLHAVFSHFWTDRLVYRVSKKPDFASLV; translated from the exons ATGCTCCAGTGGGCGTCTCGCTGTCTTCCTGGATTCAGCATCATTGCTTTGGTATTCCTGCTGGTCTTTACATCTAATTTGATACCCTTCTCGCCATGGAATTCAATTTGGCCTCCTGCCAAGGGACCTCCCTCGACGGGGGATAATTCAGTTCTCAACGTTGCACAGAAGATCTTCATGGTTTACACGGTCCTCGTCCACACTAACATGCTTTGGTTCGCTGCTCGTCTGTCTTGGTCTCTCTGGTATGTCACCAAGCAGACCAAACAGGTCCTGAGCAGACGTTGGAAAGCGAACGAGAACGACTACGTCGATGaccctcctccgtctccttcCCGCAAACTCCCTGATCCGTCCATTTTTAAATTCAATAATCCCGCGGTTTACGAGGTGGATGACCAAGAGGTGATACATGCTATTATACTGCCCAACTACGGGGAGGATATCCATACACTTATTACTACGTTAAACGTGCTTGCTAGTCATCCACGAGCTCGTTCGCAGTATGAG ATCTATCTCGCAATGGAGCAGAAAGAAACCGACGCCGCGGAGAAAGCTCAGAAACTCATCTCGAAGTTCGAAAAGTCTTTCCTCCACGTTCGAAGCACTTTCCACCCGGCAGGGTTACAAGGAGAGATTGCAGGCAAAAGCTCGAATGTCGCCTTTGCAGCTCGTCAGATCGTCCATGTCCACCGTACAGAGCTTAGTACCGGCTCTTGTAATGTAATAGTCACAGTGATGGACG CCGACACGCATCTATGGTTGGACTACTTTACCGAAATCCGTCGCCTCCATTACGCCCACCTCACAGACGACGCAGACCGCACGCTCTACTCTTGTCCGATTATCTTCGACCGCAATTCTCACGAGAGCCCTATACTCGTCCGTTGTGCAGACCTCCTCTGGGGCTTTGCTGGTCTCTCGACCATGTACCCAGGTACAACCATCTCAATTCCAACCTCCGTGTACTCGCTACCCCTGTCTTTGGCCGAGAAGGTGGGTGGTTGGGACAGCGACCCAACGGCTATCGGCGAGGATATGCACATGATGCTCAAATGCTATTTCGAGACTGCTGGCAACCTGCTTACGCGCGTGGTCTACGTCCCTGCTAGCCAGTGTAACGTGTCCGGTGACACGGCCAGCGATCGAAAGATACCCAGGTACCGTCGAACCCTCGACACTTGCCACGCCCGGTATCGTCAAGCCCTAAGACATATGTGGGGAGCACTGGACTCTGGCTTTGCGGCCCGTCGCACCTTGACCTACCTCCGTTTGCACAGCAGATGTCTCTTTCTCCGTCCCAGACACCTGGCTCTCCTCCATCTACTCTGGGAAGCACACTTCCTTCCTGTGCATCTGATGATCCTCATGGTTTTCTCGGCCGTTTACGAGTTGACTTCTTCGTCACTGCACCCCACCATGGCGCTTGCGCTGTCTGTCACTAACATTCTTCGCACGACCTCATTTATCTGGATGAATCTGTGTCTCGCTTTACACGAACGCTGGTACAATATCTGCCTCCGCACGAGGAAGGGAGACATGCTGCAAGCCAATGTGAATGACACAGGCTTTTCTATGCGCGTTTGGTGGTACCTGCCGTTCCTCCTGGAGAGAATCTGTTTTCCCATTGCCGGAACGATATTCGGTGCTGTTCCGACGTTGCATGCGGTCTTTTCGCATTTCTGGACGGATCGCTTGGTGTATAGGGTTAGTAAGAAGCCGGACTTTGCGTCTCTGGTTTGA
- the TRK1_3 gene encoding potassium ion transporter (COG:P;~EggNog:ENOG410PFCK;~InterPro:IPR003445,IPR015958,IPR004773;~PFAM:PF02386;~TransMembrane:8 (i55-75o112-137i429-453o498-520i560-582o627-644i689-707o713-733i);~go_component: GO:0005887 - integral component of plasma membrane [Evidence IEA];~go_component: GO:0016021 - integral component of membrane [Evidence IEA];~go_function: GO:0008324 - cation transmembrane transporter activity [Evidence IEA];~go_function: GO:0015079 - potassium ion transmembrane transporter activity [Evidence IEA];~go_process: GO:0006812 - cation transport [Evidence IEA];~go_process: GO:0030007 - cellular potassium ion homeostasis [Evidence IEA];~go_process: GO:0055085 - transmembrane transport [Evidence IEA];~go_process: GO:0071805 - potassium ion transmembrane transport [Evidence IEA]), whose protein sequence is MNIAVLKSLRFHSFVSRGRRSATARSVARMFSKFIEKTIEVKSRIPFVRDIHMNFILLHYTYIICLSFIASIIIYPGTKLAYIDALFFSAGAATQSGLNTVDFNLLHTYQQVILYFISMLTTPIFIHTVLVFIRLYWFEKRFQHVVRDARNLRATRTRMRTVTEGKEDDDDSRDYDREERGITSRPIVVLRNESGDAIHKTPQGSPIKNQTPDGSDSSRSPTDTRPANGEDSNNSSDREDSGQRTPRLGLGSLRVPSQVSPDQHIAFLEHQRKSKGALRIPSPREYDRGGMPEVLEEDDDGERLARQRSRESHEAREADDEVPPMEGPHITINEPEITRTKTRQSTIPRMDTRPTFRETKDTSDASPFSRARRGTMSSIVRSFTQERDRPTLPYLSWDATVGRNSNFVDLTEEQRDELGGIEYRALKTLAVVLIAYYVGFHLLGVVCMVPWIMHTHWGSVVQAAGQGRPWWGIFTSGSAFNDVGFTLTADSMNSFQGAIFPMLFLAFLIIIGNTGFPCMLRLIIWVCSKLVPVDSPLWEELKFLLDHPRRCFTLLFPRNATWWLFAILIALNGIDLIFFIILDLNDPAVTALPAGIRVLDGLFQAACTRTAGFSVVSISDLHPAVQVSYMIMMYISVFPIAISMRRTNVYEEKSLGIYPTEPEDEEDEDQQTAPTYIGAHLRKQLSFDLWYVFLGLFIISIVEGGRLKDTGQYSFQLWSVLFEVVSAYGTVGLSMGYPGVNTSFVGEFQVISKLVIIAMQVRGRHRGLPYSLDRAILLPSEALNQQEIADGERRMRRRASNLSGTTSMDRQQSQARTETGVSTGLDARDRDSFMNADAVLHRHGTLRSQRSQR, encoded by the coding sequence ATGAATATCGCGGTTTTGAAGTCCCTCCGGTTCCACTCTTTTGTCTCTCGTGGGCGTCGCTCAGCGACAGCTCGCTCGGTCGCCAGGATGTTTTCCAAATTCATCGAGAAGACAATTGAGGTCAAGTCCCGCATTCCATTCGTGAGGGACATTCATATGAACTTTATCCTCCTCCATTATACCTATATCATTTGCCTGAGCTTCATCGCCTCCATCATCATCTATCCCGGGACCAAGCTGGCGTACATCGatgccctcttcttctccgccggCGCCGCGACCCAGAGCGGCTTGAACACCGTTGATTTCAATCTGCTGCACACATATCAGCAGGTAATCTTGTACTTTATCTCCATGCTTACCACCCCGATCTTCATCCATACCGTTTTGGTGTTCATCCGCCTCTACTGGTTTGAAAAGCGTTTCCAGCACGTTGTTCGCGACGCTCGCAACTTGCGCGCCACCCGAACCCGAATGCGCACCGTCACAGAGGGCAaggaggatgacgatgatagcCGTGATTATGACAGGGAAGAGCGGGGCATCACCAGCCGGCCCATTGTTGTCTTGCGCAACGAATCGGGCGATGCTATCCATAAAACGCCACAAGGCTCCCCCATCAAAAACCAAACCCCCGACGGTTCGGATTCTTCTCGCAGTCCTACCGATACAAGGCCGGCCAATGGTGAGGATAGTAATAATTCCAGTGACCGCGAGGACTCTGGCCAGCGCACACCCAGACTGGGTCTCGGAAGTTTGCGCGTCCCCTCCCAAGTGAGCCCCGACCAGCACATCGCCTTCCTGGAGCACCAGCGGAAAAGTAAAGGGGCTCTGCGCATTCCTAGTCCACGTGAATATGATCGCGGTGGTATGCCCGAGGTGCtggaagaagacgacgatgGCGAACGACTTGCCAGACAAAGGAGTCGGGAGTCGCATGAGGCTCGAGAGGCTGATGATGAAGTGCCTCCAATGGAGGGCCCACACATTACCATCAACGAGCCGGAGATTACGCGGACAAAAACCCGACAGTCTACCATTCCTCGCATGGACACTCGTCCCACCTTCCGTGAGACCAAGGACACGAGCGATGCCAGTCCCTTCAGTCGAGCGCGACGTGGCACGATGAGCAGTATTGTTCGGTCCTTCACCCAAGAACGCGACCGACCAACTCTTCCGTATCTCAGCTGGGATGCTACTGTTGGTCGAAACTCCAACTTTGTCGACCTGACCGAAGAACAACGCGACGAGTTGGGAGGCATTGAGTATCGTGCTCTGAAGACCTTGGCAGTTGTGCTGATCGCCTACTATGTTGGCTTCCATCTACTGGGCGTCGTCTGCATGGTTCCCTGGATTATGCATACCCATTGGGGCTCTGTCGTCCAGGCTGCTGGCCAGGGCCGCCCATGGTGGGGAATCTTCACATCCGGTTCAGCCTTTAACGATGTTGGCTTCACCCTAACTGCGGACTCGATGAATTCATTCCAAGGTGCCATCTTCCCAATGTTGTTTTTAGCCTTTCTCATTATCATCGGCAACACAGGGTTCCCGTGCATGCTTCGGCTGATTATTTGGGTTTGTTCCAAGCTGGTTCCCGTCGACAGTCCGTTGTGGGAGGAGTTAAAATTCTTGCTTGACCACCCCCGTCGCTGCTTCACGCTTCTCTTCCCACGCAATGCCACCTGGTGGCTCTTTGCAATCCTCATCGCGCTCAACGGCATTGACTTGATCTTTTTCATCATCCTGGACCTCAATGATCCAGCGGTGACTGCCTTGCCTGCTGGAATCCGGGTTCTGGATGGTCTGTTTCAAGCGGCTTGTACGAGAACGGCGGGTTTTTCGGTGGTGTCGATTTCGGACTTACATCCGGCCGTGCAGGTGTCGTACATGATTATGATGTATATCTCCGTGTTCCCGATTGCTATCTCGATGCGACGGACGAACGTGTACGAAGAGAAAAGTCTTGGCATCTATCCCACTGAgccagaagacgaagaggatgaagaccAGCAAACCGCACCCACCTATATTGGAGCTCATTTGCGGAAGCAGCTGAGTTTTGACTTGTGGTATGTGTTTCTCGGGTTGTTCATCATCTCCATCGTTGAGGGTGGTCGCCTGAAGGATACGGGACAATACTCGTTCCAGCTCTGGTCGGTTCTGTTCGAGGTGGTCTCGGCGTACGGTACCGTCGGACTGTCCATGGGCTATCCGGGCGTCAACACTTCTTTCGTTGGTGAATTCCAGGTCATTTCGAAGCTCGTGATCATTGCAATGCAAGTCCGTGGACGACATCGTGGTCTGCCATACTCCCTCGACCGTGCTATTTTACTGCCATCGGAAGCGCTGAATCAACAAGAAATCGCGGATGGCGAGCGGCGCATGCGAAGACGCGCGTCGAATCTCAGCGGCACGACGTCTATGGACCGACAGCAGTCGCAGGCGCGGACGGAGACTGGTGTATCGACAGGACTCGATGCGCGGGATCGTGATTCATTTATGAATGCCGACGCGGTTCTGCACCGACATGGCACCCTGCGATCGCAACGATCGCAACGATAG
- a CDS encoding glycoside hydrolase family 16 protein (COG:U;~EggNog:ENOG410PJJN;~InterPro:IPR000757,IPR013320;~PFAM:PF00722;~TransMembrane:1 (i80-100o);~go_function: GO:0004553 - hydrolase activity, hydrolyzing O-glycosyl compounds [Evidence IEA];~go_process: GO:0005975 - carbohydrate metabolic process [Evidence IEA]) yields MANTQLYSGDDYSRYGGATSQFPKFKLPPQYTAQLSPNPDYPYTPVNTRHPTITPTSAAGGTGGALPWYEPRGWSLRTKLIVGGVTVVVIVGVIVGAVVGTKRNRYPDYTSLNYRLVDDYSGSSFFDKFDYFSAQDPTDGFVQYVDQTTALNLNLTYATDESVVVKVDTSNTYAASGRQSVRIESKAHYNDGLFVFDITHTPYGCGLWPALWLTDGYNWPTNGEIDVVETNNLATEGNAVTLHSTAGCNMKVKRKQTGKPNYVTCDNSTHGNAGCGVQAEPQSYGEWLNALGGGVYTLEMRNAGIRAWFFPRDGIPDDISNSTPDPATWGTALADFPSTNCDIPSHFTNQSIIVNIDLCGQLGAQPQFYTEQYHCPGTCENFVAHNAANFTQAYWEFKSFKVYQAQ; encoded by the exons ATGGCAAACACGCAGCTGTACTCCGGTGACGACTACAGTCGATACGGCGGCGCAACCTCGCAATTCCCCAAGTTCAAGTTACCTCCGCAGTATACTGCCCAACTTTCGCCGAATCCGGACTATCCCTACACCCCGGTCAACACCAGACACCCTACAATCACTCCAACATCTGCAGCCGGTGGTACCGGTGGTGCGTTGCCCTGGTACGAACCCCGTGGATGGTCACTGCGAACGAAGTTGATTGTTGGCGGTGTTACTGTGGTCGTTATCGTGGGTGTTATTGTGGGAGCAGTGGTGGGGACGAAGAGGAATCGGTACCCGGACTATACGTCGTTGAACTATAGGCTGGTGGATGATTACTCGGGATCGAGCTTCTTTGACAAGTTTGATTACTTCTCGGCGCAGGATCCGACGGATGGGTTCGTGCA ATATGTGGATCAGACGACGGCGCTGAATCTCAATTTGACGTATGCCACGGACGAGTCGGTTGTTGTCAAGGTGGATACCTCGAACACCTACGCGGCATCTGGACGTCAGTCTGTGCGGATCGAGTCAAAGGCTCACTACAACGATGGGCTGTTTGTCTTCGACATCACCCATACGCCCTACGGGTGTGGTCTATGGCCGGCGCTTTGGCTGACGGACGGGTATAATTGGCCCACGAATGGTGAGATCGACGTCGTCGAGACCAACAACCTGGCTACAGAGGGGAATGCTGTAACGTTGCACAGTACCGCTGGGTGTAACATGAAAGTCAAGCGGAAGCAGACTGGAAAGCCCAACTATGTGACTTGCGATAATAGCACGCATGGTAATGCTGGATGTGGAGTTCAGGCTGAGCCACAGTCCTACGGCGAGTGGTTGAACGCTCTTGGTGGAGGG GTGTACACCTTGGAGATGCGAAATGCAGGTATCCGGGCCTGGTTCTTCCCGCGGGACGGTATCCCCGACGACATCTCCAACAGCACTCCGGATCCCGCTACATGGGGCACGGCATTGGCCGACTTTCCCAGCACAAACTGCGACATCCCTTCGCATTTCACCAACCAAAGTATCATTGTTAATATCGATCTATGCGGTCAGCTCGGCGCCCAGCCGCAGTTTTACACAGAGCAATATCACTGCCCGGGAACCTGCGAGAATTTTGTGGCCCACAACGCGGCTAACTTCACCCAAGCGTATTGGGAGTTTAAGAGCTTCAAGGTCTATCAGGCGCAGTGA